In Trichormus variabilis 0441, a single genomic region encodes these proteins:
- a CDS encoding TonB-dependent siderophore receptor, producing MKRRQRAYLGIIGTIVLLGTQPANAQASPNVAENTEVPNTQIPQTNIKGLLAQEQPQNAAVTIVTGVRLNSTANGVEVILETPSSDKLQTATQNEGNNFIADISNAQLRLTTGDSFRQEKPVAGVAEVIVTNQDANSIRVVVVGETSLPKVELFDDDAGLVFGVTPDATSTPPPQTPDTEKPSSETPPTQPSAQEKEPIELVVTGERDSYSVPSAITATKIEAPLRDIPQSIQVVPRQVIEDRQIVRIGETIENVSGVQELPGYGGSTSLTGYYFRGLSLAYQSLRNGFRDIGVIGSRDIANIERVEFFKGPASVLYGGRFSLGGLTNTVTKKPIEEPYYNLGATIGSYDFYRPTLDISGPLTSDRSLLYRLNLAYQNSGSFRDFNENESFFVAPAITWKISPKTSLTVELEQQNYNYTFDYNFPPEREVFQLPISRFLGEPNFNDATFNSTSVSYNFEHKFTDTWKFRQGFSAIIVNGDTRQVELFDPLGNDRRTLPRSPLRTEEEQEDYVLQNEIFGEFKTGSIQHKILVGLELSRWGYDFNYFRGTLDPIDIFNPQYGAQAINFEQELHRKQSSDNLGIYLQDFIEISQNLKLLAGVRFDINDVSVVNKITNTTINQQTTTRFSPRVGIVYQPSSTTSLYFNWANSFNPQFFRVSRTGEQFPPTTGEQFEVGIKQDFLNNRLSTTLALYQITQQNVLTSDPADPRFSIATGEQKSRGVELDIAGEILPGWKIIANYAYANGFVSRDNSIPEGDRIAGIPQHSASLWTTYELQKGNLQGLGFGLGLVYASEREAQLPNTFTLPSYVRVDAALSYRRDNLKVGLNFRNLFDTKYYNTDTFYIYPQAPLTVLGTVSVQF from the coding sequence TTGAAACGTAGACAACGTGCTTATTTGGGAATTATAGGAACTATTGTTTTATTGGGGACTCAGCCTGCAAACGCACAAGCAAGCCCAAATGTCGCAGAGAATACAGAAGTACCAAACACACAGATTCCTCAAACGAACATCAAAGGACTGTTAGCGCAGGAGCAACCACAAAATGCAGCAGTCACAATTGTCACGGGAGTGCGCCTGAACTCAACAGCTAACGGTGTGGAAGTCATTTTAGAAACTCCCTCATCAGACAAGCTACAAACCGCAACTCAGAACGAGGGGAATAACTTTATTGCAGATATATCCAACGCGCAACTGCGTCTGACAACTGGTGACTCATTCCGCCAAGAAAAGCCAGTTGCGGGAGTTGCAGAAGTTATAGTCACCAATCAAGATGCTAATAGTATTCGCGTTGTAGTGGTAGGTGAAACCAGTCTTCCCAAAGTTGAGTTGTTTGACGACGATGCAGGTTTAGTTTTTGGTGTCACACCAGATGCAACATCTACACCACCACCACAAACACCGGATACTGAAAAACCTAGTAGTGAAACACCACCAACTCAACCATCGGCGCAAGAGAAAGAACCGATTGAATTAGTAGTGACAGGAGAACGTGATAGTTACAGTGTTCCTAGTGCGATAACTGCAACCAAGATAGAAGCTCCACTCAGGGACATTCCCCAATCAATTCAAGTAGTTCCCCGTCAGGTAATTGAAGATAGACAAATAGTTCGCATTGGTGAAACTATCGAAAATGTCAGTGGAGTTCAAGAACTACCAGGATACGGTGGTTCAACATCCTTGACAGGTTATTACTTTCGGGGTCTTTCATTGGCTTATCAGAGTCTTCGCAATGGCTTCCGAGATATTGGAGTTATTGGTAGTCGTGATATCGCTAATATTGAGCGAGTGGAGTTTTTCAAAGGCCCCGCTTCTGTGTTGTATGGAGGACGTTTTTCTTTAGGTGGATTAACCAACACAGTCACCAAAAAGCCGATAGAAGAACCTTATTACAATCTTGGTGCAACCATTGGTAGTTATGATTTTTATCGTCCGACGCTTGATATTAGCGGCCCATTAACCAGCGATCGCTCTTTGTTATATCGTCTGAATTTAGCCTATCAAAATTCCGGTAGTTTCCGCGATTTTAATGAAAATGAAAGTTTCTTTGTAGCCCCGGCTATTACCTGGAAAATTAGTCCCAAAACCAGTCTAACAGTAGAGCTAGAACAACAAAACTATAACTACACTTTTGATTATAACTTTCCGCCAGAGCGGGAAGTTTTTCAACTACCAATTAGTAGATTTTTAGGTGAGCCAAATTTTAATGATGCTACCTTTAATTCCACATCAGTTAGTTATAATTTTGAGCATAAATTTACTGATACTTGGAAGTTTCGCCAAGGATTTAGTGCCATCATTGTCAATGGTGATACCCGCCAAGTAGAACTATTTGACCCTCTAGGCAATGACCGCAGAACATTACCCCGTTCACCATTGAGAACCGAAGAAGAACAAGAAGATTACGTACTCCAAAATGAAATATTTGGCGAATTTAAAACAGGTTCTATTCAACACAAAATTCTTGTTGGTCTGGAACTATCGCGTTGGGGCTATGATTTTAATTACTTCCGAGGAACGCTAGATCCAATCGATATTTTTAACCCCCAATATGGCGCACAAGCAATAAACTTTGAACAAGAATTACATCGCAAGCAAAGCTCAGATAACTTGGGGATTTATCTACAAGACTTCATCGAGATTTCACAAAATTTGAAACTATTAGCTGGTGTTAGATTTGATATTAATGATGTCTCTGTAGTCAACAAAATTACTAATACAACTATTAACCAGCAAACAACTACTCGCTTTTCGCCACGAGTGGGGATAGTTTATCAACCAAGTTCCACAACATCACTGTATTTCAATTGGGCTAATTCCTTTAACCCACAATTTTTTAGAGTTAGTCGTACAGGTGAGCAGTTTCCACCGACAACAGGGGAACAGTTTGAAGTAGGGATAAAACAGGATTTCTTGAACAATCGCCTCTCCACAACCTTAGCACTGTATCAAATTACGCAACAGAATGTGTTAACAAGTGATCCAGCAGACCCTAGATTTAGTATCGCTACAGGCGAACAAAAAAGTCGTGGTGTGGAATTAGATATAGCAGGAGAAATACTACCAGGCTGGAAAATCATTGCTAACTATGCCTATGCCAATGGTTTTGTCAGTAGAGATAATAGCATTCCTGAAGGCGATCGCATTGCCGGGATTCCACAACACAGTGCAAGTTTGTGGACTACCTATGAATTACAAAAAGGGAATTTACAAGGATTAGGATTTGGTTTAGGACTTGTATATGCGTCTGAAAGAGAAGCCCAACTACCAAATACCTTCACTCTTCCTTCATACGTGCGAG
- a CDS encoding non-ribosomal peptide synthetase: MDKNLSQKSVEFVNLLEIIRWRSQKQPQQQAYCFLLDGEVEVQSLTYGELDNQAQRIAGLLQAFGVKKGERVLLLYPPGLEFITAFFGCLYAGAIAVPAYPPRANQSLSRLSVIATDADSTVALTTTTVLSYLQQHPTFNVLRLLTTDNMMADDWTNLWRQPVIDRDTLAFLQYTSGSTGTPKGVMVSHGNLLHNQLLIKQAMQHTTATIFVGWLPLFHDMGLVGNMLQPLYLGIPCILMSPVAFLQKPVRWLQAISQYRATTSGGPNFAYDLCVRKITAEQRATLDLSSWEVAFNGAEPVRQATLEKFAVTFGECGFRREAFYPCYGMAETTLIVSGGCKTTPPVLQPVQSDALAQNQIVPAKAGEIGTQILVGCGQPLADLKIVIVDPQTLSACSDRQVGEIWVAGASVAQGYWHQPEQTESTFKAYTKDTKEGPFLRTGDLGFLQDGELFITGRLKDLIIIRGRNYYPQDIENTVQQSHPALEPHGGAAFSIDVDGEERLVIAQEVQRSHIRKLDIDEVIATIRAAVAVNHEIQLYGVLLLKPGSILRTSSGKIQRYACRAKFLAGSWETIASSILEGMETGVSVADEIISEQPQLISYLQQQVAQILKVELSQIQPQQPLSTCGIDSLMAIELQHTVETKFGVVLAVKDFLADVSINQLATVILDKLSSHTIDEPVQNSHSSEYSLTYGQQALYFLQQLAPENYAYNIARAARIYGDLNIAAFHRAWQILVDRHPALRTSFITIDGQPRQRVCQQVEVCWLQQDATTWDETYLSDRLLEIAYRPFNLEQDPLMRLSLFTRSSQEHILLLVVHHIIADFWSLTILVDELGKLYQAENLPLITCQYADYVSTTAKMIASSQGEKLQAYWEQQLAGELPVLNVPADRMRPPMQTYRGDSISWQLGQELTNKLQNFSQQHQVTLYMTMLAVFQVLLYRYTGQEDLLVGSPTTGRSRADFAGLVGYFVNPIVLRANFAENPTFEQFLQQVRSLVLDALTHQDYPFARLVEQLQPTRDPSRSPIFQVMFVFQKAHLLNNEGLGGFALGEAGARLKLGELELESLPLSKRIAQFDLTLAISQVNGVLSTSWEYNADLFDAATITRMAGHFQTLLESIIVEPSQPVGMLPMLTQQEQQQLLLEWNATQKDYDSICLHQQFVTQVEKTPDAVAVVFEQEEITYKQLNQQANQLAHYLQGLGVKKEVLVGVYLERSPQMVVSILAILKAGGAYLPLDPSYPRERLAFMLQDAQVAVLLTQEKFLPSLPEHQATVVCLDKDNEVWASETIVNPVNEVTTHNLAYVIYTSGSTGRPKGVMNTHRGICNRLAWMQETYQLTIVDRVLQKTPFSFDVSIWEFFWPLTTGACLVMARPGGHQDSAYLVKLIQEQQITTIHFVPSMLQVFLAEPSVEACKCLRRVICSGEILPVQLQEHFFTRLDAELHNLYGPTEAAIDVTFWACNRHSDKNIVPIGRAIANTQIYILDKHLQPVPIGVPGELHIGGVGVARGYLNQPQLTAEKFIVNPFSNNSNNRLYKTGDLARYHTDGSIEYLGRLDDQVKLRGFRIELTEIESVLTQHPDVRKAVVVMRETSAVKRQVVLNPPENNSEITDLRNFLKGELTEELLVESTTKQLIAYCVCRHQPAPNITKLRRFLGEKLPDYMIPATFIMLDALPVTANGKLDKKSLPNPGQGRPNLEKSFVPPHTLHEKILAQIWSEVLGIEQVGIHDNFFELGGDSIRSIQVVAKAQERGLSFSVAQVFQHQTIYNLLTAISLNQLDSLLTEKTAAFSLISAIERDKLPNNIEDAYPLTRVQTGIIFHSQYNLESLMYHDIFQYHLRVRFDLDLLQMAIEQLVTRHPILRTSFDLINFDEPLQLVHQSACIPVVVENLRSLLPAAQIQVITSWIEIEKHQRFDLSCPPLMRLFIHRLTDETFCLTLSWHNSILDGWSNASLLTELLQRYHTLLNGEENQIESALTISYRDFVAVESQILQSPEYQNYWQQKLQGLVIKPIPRWDKNNAKKNVQVGVLDVPISPQVSHGLKQLARLAEVPLKNVLLAAHLKVMSLLINDEDVLTGLESNSRLEEADGEKTLGTFINTIPLRLQLEAGTWIELVQQAFAAEQELLPYRHYPYSELQKFGNRQPLQPLLETVFNYTHFHVYQRLQDLSGLEIIGGQGFGESNFTLRVEFNRNHITDHIQLDLECKIAEISSTQLAAIGSYYSETLIAMATQPFNRHEEQCLLSTAQQQQILVEWNETAIAYPENLCIHQQFEAQVVRNPDAIALVYENEQLTYQELNRRANLLANHLQRLGVCADTLVAICVERSLEAIVGILGILKAGGAYLPLDPTYPSEHLAFILKDTQVSLLLTQSQLLPKIPNNKAQTLCLDSEWDIIANNSDDNPSCRTTKENLAYVIYTSGSTGNPKGVLITHQNLVHSTNARIAYYQTPISSFLLIPSFAFDSSVAVIFWTLCQGGKLILIKDGWQRDIWQLAQLIEQHQITHWLSVPSLYNSLLAHIEKQQLISLQTIIVAGETCSIELVKNHQKLLPNTSLFNEYGPTETTVWSSVYNCSHHDLNNNSIPIGRPISNTQIYILNSHLQPVPIGTPGEIYIGGFGVSKGYLNRPELTIEKFIPDPFSKQPNARLYKTGDQARYLSNGNIEFIGRIDHQIKLRGYRIELGEIEAVLQQHPQVKQAIVIARNSDSENQQLVAYIVPSQTQDSLTNELRSFLQTKLPNYMIPSVILQIDTLPLTPNGKIDRQKLPTPEQLQPNNELLTELLKKLNSLSETEVKTLLSQKNHQPN; this comes from the coding sequence ATGGATAAGAACCTTTCGCAGAAATCAGTAGAATTTGTGAATTTGCTGGAAATTATCCGTTGGCGATCGCAAAAGCAACCTCAGCAACAAGCCTACTGTTTTCTACTGGATGGAGAGGTTGAAGTCCAATCATTAACTTATGGGGAATTAGACAATCAAGCTCAGAGAATTGCTGGTTTATTACAAGCTTTTGGAGTCAAAAAAGGCGAACGGGTTTTACTCCTATATCCACCAGGTTTAGAATTTATCACGGCATTTTTTGGCTGTTTATATGCAGGAGCGATCGCAGTTCCGGCTTATCCACCGCGTGCGAATCAATCCTTATCTCGGCTGAGTGTGATCGCTACTGATGCAGATTCAACAGTCGCACTGACTACAACAACCGTCTTGTCCTACTTACAGCAGCATCCAACATTCAACGTTCTGCGGTTGCTAACCACAGATAACATGATGGCTGATGACTGGACAAATTTATGGCGACAGCCAGTTATAGATAGGGACACCCTGGCCTTTTTACAATACACTTCCGGCTCTACAGGTACACCAAAAGGCGTAATGGTGAGTCATGGAAACTTACTGCATAACCAGTTGTTGATTAAACAGGCGATGCAGCACACCACAGCAACCATCTTTGTGGGTTGGCTACCACTGTTTCATGACATGGGTTTAGTGGGGAATATGCTCCAGCCTCTATATTTGGGGATACCTTGCATTCTCATGTCTCCAGTGGCATTTTTACAAAAACCTGTGCGCTGGCTACAAGCAATTTCTCAGTATCGCGCCACAACTAGCGGCGGCCCTAATTTTGCTTATGATTTGTGCGTGCGGAAAATTACAGCCGAACAACGAGCTACCTTAGATTTGAGTAGCTGGGAAGTAGCTTTTAACGGTGCAGAACCAGTTCGCCAAGCAACACTAGAAAAATTTGCTGTTACCTTTGGTGAATGTGGCTTTCGCCGCGAAGCATTTTATCCCTGTTACGGAATGGCAGAAACCACATTGATTGTTTCTGGAGGCTGTAAAACAACTCCACCAGTATTACAGCCAGTCCAATCAGATGCTCTAGCGCAAAATCAGATAGTTCCAGCTAAAGCGGGAGAAATCGGCACACAGATATTGGTAGGTTGTGGTCAACCCTTAGCGGATCTGAAAATTGTCATTGTCGATCCCCAGACCTTGAGTGCTTGTAGCGATCGCCAAGTTGGTGAAATTTGGGTGGCGGGAGCGAGTGTAGCTCAAGGTTATTGGCATCAGCCAGAGCAAACAGAGTCCACCTTTAAAGCTTATACAAAGGACACCAAAGAAGGGCCGTTTTTGCGTACAGGAGACTTGGGATTTTTACAGGATGGTGAACTATTTATCACAGGTCGTTTGAAGGATCTGATTATTATTCGGGGCAGAAACTATTATCCTCAAGACATTGAAAATACAGTCCAGCAGAGCCATCCAGCTTTAGAACCTCACGGTGGGGCAGCATTTAGTATTGATGTGGATGGGGAAGAAAGACTGGTGATTGCTCAAGAAGTCCAACGCAGTCACATACGAAAGTTGGATATAGACGAGGTAATTGCCACAATCCGTGCGGCTGTCGCGGTCAATCATGAAATACAACTGTATGGGGTACTGCTGCTCAAACCAGGGAGCATTTTGAGGACTTCTAGTGGGAAAATTCAGCGTTATGCTTGTCGGGCGAAATTTTTAGCAGGAAGTTGGGAGACTATTGCCAGTAGCATTTTAGAAGGTATGGAAACTGGGGTAAGTGTAGCGGATGAAATTATCTCAGAACAGCCACAGCTAATATCGTACTTGCAACAGCAAGTTGCTCAAATTCTGAAAGTGGAATTATCGCAAATTCAACCACAACAGCCTTTAAGCACTTGCGGTATAGATTCTCTCATGGCCATTGAACTCCAGCACACCGTTGAGACGAAATTCGGTGTAGTTTTGGCAGTTAAAGACTTTTTGGCAGATGTAAGTATTAATCAATTAGCAACGGTAATACTCGACAAATTAAGCTCCCATACAATTGACGAACCAGTACAAAATTCTCACTCGTCTGAGTATTCCCTTACTTACGGTCAGCAAGCTCTTTACTTTTTACAACAACTAGCACCAGAAAATTATGCTTACAACATTGCTAGGGCGGCGCGGATTTATGGTGATTTAAATATTGCCGCATTCCACCGAGCATGGCAAATTTTAGTTGACCGTCATCCGGCTTTGCGTACCAGTTTCATCACTATTGATGGACAACCAAGACAAAGAGTTTGTCAACAAGTAGAAGTTTGTTGGCTACAACAAGATGCGACAACATGGGATGAGACATACTTAAGCGATCGCTTATTAGAAATAGCATACCGTCCCTTCAATTTAGAGCAAGATCCGTTGATGCGGTTGAGTTTATTTACTCGCTCATCTCAAGAACATATCTTGCTGCTAGTTGTTCACCACATCATTGCTGACTTTTGGAGTCTGACGATATTAGTAGATGAGTTGGGAAAACTTTACCAAGCCGAAAATCTTCCCCTCATAACCTGCCAATATGCTGACTATGTAAGCACTACAGCCAAAATGATCGCTAGTTCTCAAGGAGAAAAACTGCAAGCTTACTGGGAACAGCAACTAGCAGGAGAACTACCAGTGCTGAATGTGCCTGCTGACCGGATGCGGCCGCCCATGCAAACCTATAGAGGTGATAGTATAAGTTGGCAACTGGGTCAAGAACTAACAAATAAACTGCAAAACTTCAGCCAACAGCATCAAGTCACGCTGTATATGACTATGTTGGCAGTTTTTCAAGTCTTGCTGTATCGCTATACAGGCCAAGAGGATTTGTTAGTCGGTTCGCCAACCACAGGGAGAAGTCGGGCTGATTTTGCTGGGTTGGTAGGTTATTTTGTCAATCCGATAGTATTGCGGGCAAATTTCGCTGAAAATCCAACATTTGAGCAGTTTTTACAACAAGTGCGATCGCTGGTTTTGGATGCGTTAACTCACCAAGATTATCCCTTTGCACGGCTAGTTGAGCAACTACAGCCCACACGCGATCCCAGTCGCTCACCTATATTTCAAGTGATGTTTGTCTTTCAGAAAGCACACTTGTTGAATAACGAAGGATTAGGCGGCTTTGCTTTAGGGGAAGCTGGTGCAAGACTAAAATTAGGGGAACTAGAGTTAGAGTCTTTACCACTGTCCAAGCGAATAGCTCAGTTTGACCTTACCTTAGCGATCTCCCAAGTCAATGGTGTACTATCGACTTCTTGGGAATACAATGCAGATTTATTTGATGCAGCCACTATTACCCGCATGGCTGGGCATTTTCAGACATTACTAGAAAGTATCATTGTTGAACCTAGCCAGCCCGTGGGTATGCTGCCAATGCTGACTCAGCAAGAACAGCAGCAATTACTATTAGAGTGGAATGCTACTCAGAAAGATTACGACAGTATTTGTTTACATCAGCAATTTGTCACTCAAGTCGAGAAGACACCAGACGCGGTAGCAGTAGTTTTTGAGCAGGAAGAAATTACTTACAAACAATTGAATCAACAGGCTAACCAACTAGCACATTATCTGCAAGGTTTGGGAGTCAAAAAAGAGGTGTTAGTTGGTGTTTACTTAGAGCGATCGCCCCAGATGGTAGTCAGTATTTTAGCGATTCTCAAAGCGGGAGGGGCATATTTACCTCTAGATCCTAGCTATCCGCGAGAACGTCTGGCTTTTATGCTCCAAGATGCTCAAGTTGCAGTTTTATTGACTCAAGAGAAATTTTTACCCAGTTTACCCGAACATCAAGCAACGGTGGTTTGTCTGGATAAAGACAATGAAGTTTGGGCTAGTGAAACTATTGTCAACCCAGTGAATGAGGTAACAACTCATAACCTAGCTTATGTAATTTATACATCCGGCTCAACTGGCAGACCAAAAGGGGTAATGAATACCCATCGCGGAATTTGCAATCGCCTAGCTTGGATGCAGGAAACTTACCAATTGACGATAGTAGATAGAGTGTTACAAAAAACACCTTTTAGTTTTGATGTGTCGATTTGGGAATTTTTCTGGCCTTTGACTACCGGGGCTTGTTTAGTGATGGCTCGACCAGGAGGCCATCAAGATAGTGCTTATTTAGTTAAATTAATACAAGAGCAGCAAATTACCACGATTCATTTTGTACCTTCAATGCTGCAAGTATTTTTAGCAGAACCCAGCGTTGAAGCGTGTAAATGCTTGCGACGGGTAATTTGTAGCGGGGAAATATTACCTGTGCAACTGCAAGAGCATTTTTTTACGCGCTTGGATGCAGAATTGCATAATTTGTATGGCCCCACAGAAGCCGCAATTGATGTTACATTTTGGGCTTGCAATCGCCATTCTGATAAAAATATTGTCCCCATAGGACGAGCGATCGCCAACACGCAAATCTATATACTAGATAAGCATTTACAACCAGTTCCTATTGGTGTTCCAGGAGAACTACACATTGGCGGAGTAGGTGTAGCTAGGGGTTATCTCAACCAACCACAACTCACAGCCGAGAAATTTATTGTCAATCCTTTCAGTAACAACTCAAATAATCGCCTGTACAAAACTGGTGACTTAGCACGCTACCATACAGACGGTAGTATTGAGTATCTAGGAAGACTAGATGACCAAGTTAAGTTGCGTGGTTTCCGCATAGAATTGACAGAAATTGAGTCAGTTTTGACGCAACATCCAGATGTGCGGAAAGCCGTTGTTGTGATGCGGGAAACATCGGCTGTAAAACGTCAAGTTGTGCTGAATCCTCCAGAAAATAACTCAGAAATTACGGATTTACGAAACTTCCTCAAAGGGGAATTAACCGAAGAACTGCTAGTTGAATCAACAACAAAGCAACTCATCGCCTATTGTGTTTGTCGTCATCAACCTGCACCCAATATTACTAAATTACGCCGCTTCTTAGGTGAAAAACTACCTGATTACATGATTCCGGCGACGTTCATCATGCTTGATGCACTTCCTGTCACCGCAAATGGCAAATTAGATAAAAAATCTCTACCAAATCCCGGTCAAGGTAGACCTAATTTAGAAAAATCTTTCGTCCCTCCTCACACTCTACATGAAAAGATATTGGCGCAAATCTGGAGCGAAGTTTTGGGAATTGAACAAGTGGGGATTCACGATAACTTCTTTGAATTGGGAGGAGATTCTATCCGCAGTATTCAAGTTGTAGCGAAAGCCCAGGAAAGAGGTTTAAGCTTCTCTGTAGCGCAGGTTTTTCAACATCAAACTATCTACAATTTATTAACAGCTATTTCCCTAAATCAACTAGATAGTTTATTAACCGAGAAAACCGCAGCTTTTAGCTTAATATCAGCCATTGAAAGAGATAAACTGCCCAATAATATAGAAGATGCTTATCCGTTAACCAGAGTTCAAACTGGCATCATTTTTCATAGCCAGTACAACTTGGAATCCTTGATGTATCATGACATTTTTCAATATCATCTGCGGGTTCGTTTTGACTTAGATTTATTACAAATGGCGATAGAACAGCTTGTAACTCGCCATCCAATTTTGCGTACCTCCTTTGATTTAATTAACTTTGATGAGCCTCTGCAACTCGTTCATCAAAGTGCGTGTATACCAGTAGTTGTAGAGAATTTGCGCTCATTATTACCAGCAGCACAAATACAGGTAATTACATCTTGGATTGAAATTGAAAAACATCAGCGTTTTGACTTGTCTTGTCCACCACTGATGCGCCTATTTATTCATCGTTTGACAGATGAAACCTTCTGTCTCACTTTAAGTTGGCATAACTCAATTTTAGATGGCTGGAGTAATGCTTCTCTCTTAACAGAATTGTTACAGCGTTATCATACTCTGTTGAATGGAGAAGAAAATCAGATAGAATCAGCTTTGACAATTTCCTACCGGGATTTTGTCGCTGTCGAAAGTCAGATTTTACAATCTCCAGAATATCAAAACTATTGGCAGCAAAAATTACAAGGATTGGTGATTAAGCCAATCCCTCGTTGGGATAAAAATAACGCAAAAAAAAATGTCCAAGTTGGTGTGTTAGATGTACCGATTTCGCCTCAAGTTTCTCATGGACTCAAGCAACTAGCGCGACTCGCCGAAGTTCCTTTAAAAAATGTCTTGTTAGCTGCACATTTGAAAGTGATGAGTTTATTAATTAACGATGAGGATGTGTTAACAGGATTAGAATCTAACAGTCGGTTAGAGGAAGCTGACGGAGAAAAAACTCTCGGAACTTTTATTAATACCATCCCTCTACGACTACAACTAGAAGCAGGAACTTGGATTGAATTAGTACAGCAAGCTTTTGCAGCCGAACAAGAGTTATTACCCTACAGACACTATCCCTATTCAGAGTTGCAAAAATTTGGCAATCGCCAGCCACTCCAACCTTTATTAGAAACAGTGTTTAATTATACACACTTTCATGTTTATCAACGTCTGCAAGATTTATCAGGGTTAGAAATTATTGGGGGTCAAGGTTTTGGTGAAAGTAACTTTACCTTGAGAGTAGAGTTTAATCGCAACCATATTACTGACCACATCCAACTTGACTTAGAGTGCAAAATTGCAGAAATTAGCAGCACTCAATTAGCCGCCATTGGTAGCTATTACAGCGAAACCTTGATAGCAATGGCTACACAGCCATTTAACCGCCATGAAGAACAATGTTTGCTAAGTACCGCACAACAGCAACAAATACTAGTAGAGTGGAATGAAACTGCGATCGCCTATCCTGAAAACTTGTGTATTCATCAACAATTTGAGGCGCAAGTTGTACGTAACCCCGATGCGATCGCCCTAGTATATGAAAATGAACAACTCACCTACCAAGAACTCAACCGACGAGCTAATTTACTAGCAAATCACTTACAGCGTCTCGGAGTTTGTGCGGATACGCTAGTAGCTATTTGTGTTGAGCGTTCTTTAGAGGCGATCGTGGGAATATTGGGAATCCTCAAAGCCGGAGGAGCTTATTTACCACTCGACCCCACTTATCCTTCAGAGCATCTCGCCTTTATATTAAAAGATACTCAGGTATCATTGCTATTAACTCAATCCCAACTATTGCCAAAAATACCAAACAATAAAGCACAAACTCTCTGCTTGGATTCTGAATGGGATATTATCGCCAACAATAGTGATGACAATCCCAGTTGTAGAACAACAAAAGAGAATCTCGCCTATGTAATCTACACCTCCGGTTCTACAGGTAATCCCAAGGGAGTGTTAATTACTCACCAAAACTTAGTCCACTCCACCAACGCCCGTATAGCCTACTATCAAACACCAATTAGCAGCTTTTTATTAATTCCATCCTTTGCTTTTGATAGTTCTGTTGCCGTTATTTTTTGGACATTATGCCAAGGTGGTAAATTAATTTTAATTAAAGATGGTTGGCAACGAGATATTTGGCAGTTAGCGCAACTAATTGAGCAACATCAAATCACACATTGGTTGAGTGTACCTTCACTGTATAACTCCCTGTTAGCGCATATAGAAAAGCAGCAATTAATATCGCTACAAACTATAATTGTAGCGGGAGAAACCTGTAGCATTGAGTTAGTCAAAAATCATCAAAAATTACTACCAAATACATCCCTATTCAACGAATACGGCCCAACAGAAACCACCGTTTGGAGTAGTGTTTATAACTGTTCTCACCACGATTTAAACAACAATTCTATTCCTATTGGTCGTCCCATTAGCAATACCCAAATTTATATACTCAACTCTCATCTCCAACCAGTACCAATCGGAACACCTGGGGAAATCTACATTGGTGGTTTTGGTGTAAGTAAAGGATATCTCAACCGTCCAGAATTAACCATTGAAAAATTCATTCCTGACCCTTTTAGTAAACAACCAAACGCACGCCTATATAAAACCGGAGATCAAGCACGTTATCTCAGTAATGGCAACATTGAGTTTATCGGACGTATAGATCATCAAATTAAACTTAGAGGATATCGTATTGAACTAGGGGAAATTGAAGCAGTATTACAACAGCACCCTCAAGTTAAACAAGCAATCGTGATAGCGAGAAATAGCGACTCAGAAAATCAGCAGTTGGTAGCTTATATTGTCCCATCTCAAACACAAGATTCTTTAACTAATGAACTACGTTCTTTCTTACAAACCAAACTACCAAATTACATGATTCCCTCAGTCATCCTGCAAATAGATACACTCCCACTAACCCCCAACGGTAAAATTGACCGCCAAAAACTACCCACACCAGAGCAATTACAACCCAACAACGAACTTTTAACTGAACTTCTCAAAAAACTCAATTCACTTTCAGAAACCGAAGTAAAAACCCTACTTTCTCAAAAAAATCATCAACCTAATTAA